The DNA window tcagaccaacctttcctgaggtgttctaaattatctctgattggaagactgtttctctatgtctctttgcaggttttgtagtttcagaatctgtccagaggcttgatttaatgttctttttgagggaatagaagcaGAGCTCATGAAGCctgctgattcctctccgccatcttgagGATGATTTTTTCATATGCTGTTTTTCacgttctttccttttttcttttaatcaagttttcttgtagaaaatgaagaatctggtaatgttttacaaaattgtatctgtataacccatatttgattgcttactgcctcaaggaggggtaagaggagggaaggaaggataaaagttGCAActcaaaactagaaaaaaaaatgtttattacctaaaaaaaagaaaagacacctTTCTCCACTCCTTTGTAGAAGTGAGAGGCCCAAGGGTGTGGaaaattgcatatattttcagatttttttggtGTATGgatcacttttgattttttttttctcttcctctttttttatccttaaaAAATGTTCTTCATTATATTAAATTGCTCTGTCTGAGGGGGTTGGGAGAATGATACGAGGAGAAACTTGGGTGATGTAAAAGagaagacaaataaaatattttttaaaatcaaagacaaaattTCTCTGAGGCTCCTCTGACAGAGATTCTGTGACTTTAGGATTCTAAAGTAGACTGACAATGGAGAAAGTCATGTGGAAAACCAGCTCATTTTGAAGTAGATCGGGTAGGAGTCAAAATGGcaggtgttggggcagctaggtggcgcagtggatagagccccggccctggagtcaggagtatctgagttcaaatccggcctcagacacttaacacacacttactagctgtgtgaccctgggcaagtcactttaccccaattgcctcactaaaaaaaaaaaaaatggcagggtttgaagaagaaagagatgaaCATTGGAGGCAGGATATTAGAACATTCTCATCTTTTTCCTAGTTGGTTTGCCCtgaaatgaagaattttttttcctcacctAGGCAAGGAACAATAACAACCATGAGATTCTCACATCTTTTGGGGTCTACTGTCCCTTCCACCCCTCATCTTATCTCCCTCCTACCCTGGTAACTGTAGCATCcccatatatacaaaagaaaacacagttgTCATgttttataaacaaaaatatattgtcTATAGAAACTCAGTAATCATAATGCATCATAGTTTCCCATAAGAAGATTTATTATTACCATGGGTTCAGAGGATGACTTCTCTCCaaacagttaaaataatttttgtagatTTTCATACCAGTTTTCACAGCAATTCTTTGAGGTAGGCAGAAGAAGAATGGAATGTTACCCATTTTACACATACAGAAGCTAAAGCACTAAGAGGAAGTGTTTGACCCAAAGGTAAGTTTCACAAAAGCTAGAGCAAAGACATGAAATCTTTATGCACAAAAAGCAAAACGTTAACAAATGAAAGAGGACAAAATATATTTAGATtataataaaatatctcaaagatCAACTGTGGGAGGTGGGCAGGAAATAAATTATTctccaaccattttggaatcATGATAAGCAGGGGGATGAGGAAGGGTCAGTAGCCTACCTGGCCTCTGGGTCTTGGCTTTCTGGTTGTCTAATTGGTTCATAATATGTTGGACCCACTGTTCCTTTGGCTTAGCAGAGATGTTGAGGCCTCGTTTTGTGATAAAGCTGTAGAGGAAAGAATACTTAGGGAGTGACTTTGTAGAATCAGCCCAGGAGGATGAAGCTTCATTCCCTCTGTACCTTGACCCTCctagaactgggattacaaaagGCAGCACAATGGGAATTGCTATCAAGAACATCCCATCTGCCTAAGTGTATCCTGGAATGTCCTACTCAGATACAAATATGAGCAGACTAAGGAAGAACTGTAGGTATTGACTGAAGATTCAAGTAGAGGGGACCCATCATTTTCCTCACTTTGTACCCCCTTCCTCCCACAGATACCTGTGTTCCCCTTTCCAGTCATTGAGATCCAGCTATGGATTAATTGGGGGTTGGGTTGCAGGTTGTGGGAAACATAACTCATCTCAAGTCAGGGacaaaaaacaacattgaaacttttctcctttcttggatttGAAGTTAATTGCATCCCTCCTTGGGCCTTATATGGAAGGGTATAATGAAAATGTAGGGGGATGGAGGGACATTTAACCTatctctctccctgccttcccACCCCCATTCTATAGAGGAAGtcattgaggcccagagaatggaAATTCCTTGCCCAGAGCTACTCAGTGACAAAGTCAGATGTAGGCACTCAAGAGTGTCAGGTAAGAACAAAGGTGACTAACCTTGCTGAAAGAGCAGTAGATGGGTGTCAGCAGACATGGCTTCTAAAACCAGTTGGCTGTGCGACCTTTGGGGAAAGCACTTCAACTGTCTGGGCTTTCAATTCCTCCCTTGTCAAGTGATCTGGCTAGGCTAGATGTTCATTCACTGTGATAATCCCTCCTGCTCTAGCATTTTATACTTATAGGACAATTTCAAATGTGTGAATTAATTAATACAAGAGGAACTGATACACACATTGTTCATGGAGCTTGTTCTTTTCATCATAAGTAGCAATACCtcattttgcatcactgctctgattctttctcttgtaacaggattaatgcagaaataggattaatgttattatgtgtatatatatatgtgtgtgtgtatatatatatatatatatatgtatatgtatagagatacatagatataacctatatcagattacctgctgtctaggggaggggggagggaggggtgggagggagaaaaaatctgaaattgtaaagcttgtataaacaaaagttgagaactaaaataaataaataaataaataaaatagattatgaaaaaaaaaaagaagtagcaaTACCTCAATTAGGAAAGTAGTTTTCATGTTTGACCACAAAAATGCCTGAAGGTCTGACCTTGTCATATTCCCGCCTCCTCTAGGTCAAATGTGACTTCTTCCTCTCCTGGTCCTTAGTGAATGACTATTGTAGAACAGCTAGATGAGGGACAAAAATTCGATTAACTTACATAATAGCTTTATTCTCACATGGGCTGCTGGTGCTCTTATAGGTTACCACCAAATTTGGAGGGATATTTCTGCTGGTGAAATGTAGGCAGCAAATGGTTGGGATGCCAGGACCATCTGAAAGAAGCCCAAGAACAATGGTTTAAGATGCTTTAGCATTTTTTCTCCTAAGCATGAGTATttcaagagagagaagggaaaggaagggaaggtatAAGGACAACACTTCATCATTCTCAATTCCAAGCAGTGTTGTCTGTTCTCATACCTGCCAGAACAAGACTGAGAATGCTCTAGATGAGTGAACATATGCACGATCTGTGGCCCACCATAAAGTGCTCGAGCCCTTTTCCTTAATTATCTCACAAATAATATTGAGAAGCCTTGTTACCATGCTTTCCCATGTACACCTGCTGCGTTTCTAATATGCAATTAGGAAGCAGCAGTCATTAAAAGGATCCAAGATGAGTTGAAATTTGGGAATTCAGTAACTTAGCTCCAGTACAAACAGGTGCCAGATTTGGAAATGCCATTATGAGCTTCTTATTCCTATGCATGGGATTTGTGCTGACGTCTATAGGACTGAACTTTTACTGATGCAATGTCAAATTCACTGTCAGCTTAAATTTCTAGGCCCTCAAACAAAATATGGTGGAGGGCTTGGATTCCTATCCAGATTTAGAAACATCTTTGCCACACATCAAAAGAATTCTCCTCAAGTATGTCACTGATCATTGTAGGGtttgctgagggggcagctaagttgaGGACCTTTAATTAAGACATTAACAGCATAGGGAAACAGATAGCTCACTGGACTGCATATAAGGAGACCTGGGTTAAGTTAGCCCCAGGTCTACCATTAACTAACTGTATGTAAACTTGGACATGTTACTATTTCtttctggatctcaatttccccttctttaaaagatgaagtcccttccatctccgaCATTTGAAGACAACACAGAAATCAAAGAGTATTTCCTCTGCATCTCTGGGTGGGAGTGAAAGAAGTAGGATCACTTACAGGGTGATGCATTGACTTGACAGCAGAGGGCAGCAATGATGACAACCAAGAACAGAACAGTTCCAGAAATTTTCATGGTGCTAGCAGGGAGAGGGCAGACTTGAGAACTGCATTCAGTAGCTTCCAAGTTTCTTGCTGCTAAATATGtagctctcttctctctttaattGGGAGAAGGTTGAAGGGAGAGGAGGATACACAACAGTTGGGAGATGTCATGGAGAAAGAATGACAAGGAGATTTAAGTTAGCAGAGCAGACAGCTGGGCTTCGAGGAATTTTCCAGGAACTAAGAGAAGGAAGCAATGGCCTGTGACTCTGCATGACTTCTAGGCTAGTCCTGGGATAATAAGATCATGAAGGAAATGGCCATGCTTTGTCAAAGTTGACCTCAGAAATGAGCTCTCTGTgacatctattcttttttttcccccaatagagGCAGGTTTTATGttgattaatatttttatttttaatttatggaataaaaaagcatttccataacagtacaataaaaagatacaATTGCAAATCTACTAGGCACAACTTGCTAATACTTTCAAATATACCACAagattatcatgtaaatttcttttttcccctcctcccatagagatggctaccatcagacacaaataggtgtgtgtatgtatgtatgtatgtgcatgcatatatacccatacaggtatgtgcatgtatatgtacactgtgtatatgtatgtatatagatatgtaaatgGATATATGAAATTATTCTAtccatgcttctatttatcagttctttctctggatgcacatagcatctttcttcatgtgtcctttatagttaatttggatattgaTAATATTTAAATTAACTTATTCACTCAGTCATTCtcaaaacaacattgctgttactgtatacaacgttCTCTTGTTCCTACTCAtccactcttcattatttcatgcaagtctttccaggtttttctaaaatcattgaccTCCTAACTTCTTATggcacaacagtattctatcacaatcatctACCACATCTATCCCTAAAAGTCCCAGCTTTCTTTGTAATTAGAGATCTTtcccagaaaaggaaggaagcagggaaaCTGAGTTGAGAAAGGGGTGAATGATTCTGTTAaaatctttcccctttttccagGTTTGGAGAAGGAACAGGCAGATGTTAAGGACAGAGATGAAGGAAGCAGATTTTCTCCCAGCCAGACCCTGGACCCTGGTAATACAGTTCATAGTTGTGCCAGATCTCCAGGTTAATGAAGGGGAATGAGTCAGTGGAAATATGATGCCCTTTCCTTCCCTAGACTGGCTCCCTGTAGGGGAGCTGAAAGGATGGACAATAGGAAAATGTGGCTGGGAGACACATTCTAGAATGGCAGTTTAGACTTCATTCAGGAGGTTAAACTTTATTCACTCGGTACTAGGGAGCAGCTGAGGATTTTTTAAGTGGAAGACTAGCATGTTCTAAATGGCAGAGTTGTTTCAGCTGAGTCTGTCTCTATGCTGCCCTACTTTCTCAGCCTGGTCTTATACTACTCCCCTTCAGAACTTGGTCTCATAATTTCATAATGATGATTTTCCATCCTCAGTCTCATCCTGTCTTGTATCTCTGTGCCTTTTTGCTCAGGAAACAATGTGATATAGTATAAAGAACATCAAACTTTAATTAATCTTCCTTCAAATACAAGcgacctctgccacttactagagtcttcttgttgttattgttcaggtGCTTCTAGTTCtgtccaattcttcctgacctcatttggggttttcttggcaaagatactggagtggtttgctatttccttctctaggtcatgttacagatgaggaaactgaggcaaacaagttgaagtgacttgtccagggttccacaggtagtaaatatcggaggccagatttgaactcacaaagatgagtcctactgatttcaggcccagcctagctgcttcacctagctgccctgaccttgggaaaaatcacttaccTTCACTATGTGTCAGTTTCCTCCTTGCTGAAATGAGGATGGACTGAGCTCTAAGGAcacttccagctttgacattgtTTAATTTTATGACTTAGggactttctatttatttaacaTGCAGTGCCCCTCAATCTCCCCAAGGGTAGTTTCTAAGCTATTTCCAATAGGACATATCTGTGCACCACCCAAAATGACTTCATCATCATTCACAAAAGCAGCATGTAATACTGGCTGATTACCCACGGAAATATCTTCAGGCTTGGATCCTCTCCCCACAGGCTGATGAAGattcttccctttcattttactATCTGGACTCCTTGGGAAAATGCTCAACTGTATTCCAGCTAGAGAATAGGGAATTCCTTTGTTCATAAGAGAGTTGTATTGGTGGCACCATTATACTTTCAAACAGGTACCATGTCATCTTTGTTATGGTAGAAAGAGGAGCCTATTTAAATTTgcagggacctgggttcaaatcctggatctcCTACTTCCTAGAAGCAGGCCATTCACTTGCCCTCGACAGGACttagttttattttctaaaaactaAGGATGTTGGAGTAGGTGATCATCAAGGCCCTTCAGCTCTAGATCACATGAATAGGGCATAGGAAGTATCAACAGGTACATGGTCTACTGCTCAGGATGCATAACCTTATCCAGCAGTTATTTAGCTTCTTAAAAGCaccccagtttttcttcttttcacaaAATTaggtcaaaggatcatagatacTAGACAGGAACCTTCCAAGTCATCAAGTCCACCctctcatattacagataaggaaaccaaggtacagggcagttaagtgacttgctcaggatcacatatatgtagaaaatatatgagaaaatatttccaCTCAAGTTGTCTCTCCTCCAATTCCAGTGACCTCTCCACTATTTTCATACTTATAGAAAAGATGCTTCTGAGGCTAGGGAAAAAGCATTGTGCTGAAACAGGAACcattatttagtaaatatttgtggatttcATCCAAAACCTTATATCACAAAGCAGCTTAGCTAAGGAGACCTGAATCCCAATCCCATTTCTGTTCCTAAttttctgtatgaccttgggcaagtcagtcaccTCTCAGATCCTCAGTTTGCTcctctgcaaaaaataaattattagcagATCAAAGGCTACAGATGCTTCTGAGTGGCTAATGTATGTCCCTCCAAATTATTAAGAACCACTTCCCACAGTCATCCTcccatgaagaagaaaatgggagagaagaaagagaaaagctgCCCAGTCTGCTGGAGAAAGGCCAGGAAGGCTGCCAAACTTGCAAGTCATGAGGTTTCATTCTAAGTACTTGCAGGAAGGTTTCTAGCCTCCAGATTCAAAAGTgacagggaaggagaaagaatgcaaaacaaattcattcTCTGACCAAATTCTCTGAAGTCTCCATTGAAGTAAGATGGTCCTCTGGCTCAAATGTCCCAGGGGCCCTTTGTCAGTCAAATGCTACTTTGTATTTCATGATTCTCAATGGATCATAGTACTCATTTGTATAAATCCTTAACATTCCCAAGAGCTTTACATGCGCTATCCCATTCGATTCTCATGACTGAGAgacaaatactattattatcaccctcattttacagatgaagaaatctgaAAGGAGGGCACTGAGAGATCTGAGGAATCTTTAATTATTCgtccctcttccccctttctaCCTATACTTGGGTGGTGTGTAGCacatagagtgctgagcttggaatGAAGAACACTTGGAGTGGATGCTGCCTGTCACTTGTTGCTTGTGTGACTGAGGAAGTCAATCTACCTTGCTGAAGCTGAGGTCCCTCATCAGTAAACCTCACAAGCTTGTAGTCATTGGGAGGACCCAATGAGACAATTCATGCAAAGATTTAGGGAACTTTAAGGAGTTATACAAATATGAGAGGCATGAAACTCAAGTGGCATTTAGCTGAAAAGGGGTCTATGGGAGATCTGAATGAGAGGACCACCTCATTTTAGTGGAGACTTCAGACATGTATTTGATCTTGCTCTTGCAAtccatttcttttgaatttcacTTTTGGTTAACATTtacttaattccttccttccttccttctttctttctttcctttcttttttggtagggcaatgaggattatgtgacttgcccagggtcacacagctagtaagtgtcaaatttctgaggccagatttgaaatcaggtcctcctgaacccagggctattgctttatccactgcaccacatagctgctccctATTTGCTTAATTTCTAAGGTGATTTGGTTCTAACCATTCTGGCATCCCACAGTTCAACTCAATAAAAAGTTATTGAGACTACTCTGTGAAAGGCATTATTCTAGGATCTGTGGGCCTGTTGTGGAGgtatttcagtcatgtgtgactctttgggacctcatctgggtttttttgggcaaagatgctggagtgagtTGCCCTTTCaatctccagctcatattacagatgaggaaactgaggcaaacttgatgaagtgacttgcccagggtcacacagttagtaagttgtcaagtgtctgaggtcggatttgaactcagggccttttGAATTTTGGGGCAATGCcatatacactgtgtcacctggctgccccctaagtCACCTCTGTGCATCTTCTTAACTTTCCCTTGGAGGGAACcacaatgaggaagaaaagggaacccTCTTTCCATTGACTCATTCCCTTTCATTAACCTGGAAATCCAGCAAAATAGGAACCGCATTACTGGGGCCCAGAGTCAAACTAGGAAAAAGCCTGATTCTTTCATCTCTGCCCTTAAAATCTTTCTGCTCCtccaaaatggaaaagagaagaggagaaagcctCTTGGTTGTCACTATtcattccttctccaacttaggtgacatccttccttttctgagtaagatttcttttttttctttttaaaaaattccagagAAAGCCAGGCCCATGAAATTTACTTCCTGCGGTCAGCTCGGGCATAGCAATTCCCTTCATTGCCTTTTGCCTCAGTTGCAATATGGAAATCATGTAGTCACAGGCCACAACTTCCCTCTCTCACTTCCCGGCAAACTTCAGAGCCCAGCTGTGTGCTCAGCAGATTTGGGAGTCTTCTTATCATACTTTCCCTGTGATGTCTCCAACAGAGGGGGAACCTCCTCCTCCCTTATCCATTCCCTCTCCCAataaaagggaggagaagagagccaGACACTCAGTGAGGCCAAAAGACACTTGGAACTGTTGAAGCTACTCCTCAAATCTACCTCCTCCCAGACAGCACCATGAAGGTCTCCAGAGCTGTTCTGACCTTGGTTCTCATTACTGCAGTCCTCTGCTGTCAAGTCTATGCAGCTGGTAAGTGCCTTCAGTCCTTCATTCCCTCCTATCCAATGATGT is part of the Dromiciops gliroides isolate mDroGli1 chromosome 4, mDroGli1.pri, whole genome shotgun sequence genome and encodes:
- the LOC122755272 gene encoding C-C motif chemokine 4-like, which codes for MKISGTVLFLVVIIAALCCQVNASPYGPGIPTICCLHFTSRNIPPNLVVTYKSTSSPCENKAIIFITKRGLNISAKPKEQWVQHIMNQLDNQKAKTQRPGRLLTLPHPPAYHDSKMDSGKTHLHQPKWQVASWTATDRIGSTRPTDPSVPPMPIVNGQYCSTGDKGAMSG